TGTCGGGGCGCACGACTACTTCGGCCCAGGCCTCACGGGCGATGGCGTTCCTCTTGTTCCCGCCGCCGCAGGCGCTCACCGCGTACTCGTAGGAGCCATCGGGGCGCCACAGCAACCGTGTGAGCACCTTCAGCGCATTGGCTCTGCCGGTGTTGATGTCGAGGCCAGAGTGCCCCCCGCGCAGGCCGTCCACCTGCACCCTTAGTGCCTGGCCCGCAGGCGCCGTCACGTAGCGCAGCGGCAGCTTGAGCACCGAGTCTGCGCCTCCTGCGCACCCGATGGTGTAGACACCTTCCTCTTCGCTGTCCAAGTTTAGGTACTTCTTGCCGGTGAGAAAGCCCGGCTTGATGTGCCGAGCACCGGTCAGTCCTGTTTCTTCATCGACGGTAAACAGGAACTCTAACGGGCCGTGCACCAGTGAAGTCTCCTCCATGACCGCCAGGGCTGCGGCTACGCCGATGCCATTATCCGAGCCGAGCGTCGTCCCCTGCGCCTGCACCCAGCCGTCCTCAATCTTCACCTGGATGGGATCCTTGCCAAAGTCGTGGCGCACGGCTGCGTTCTTTTCGCAGACCATGTCCAAGTGCCCCTGCAGAATCACTGTCTCTGCCTTTTCCCGGCCGCGCGTAGCCGGTTTGCGCACGACGATGTTGCCCACCTCATCACGTTCCGCCGTCAGCCCATGCCTTGCCGCCACCGCAAGGACATAGTCCCCCAGGGCCCTCTCGTTCCCCGAGCAGTGGGGAATCTTTCTGATCTGGTCAAAGTGTTCCCACAGCAGCCTCGGATTCAACCCTTGGAGCGGTGATGCCATAGCGTATACCTCCTAGTCTTATGCGATAAGAATGCCCGTCGCTGCTCCAGTAAGCTAAAGATAAGAGTGTTTGCGGAGAAATGCCACCACTTTTTGTGCGTTCAGACAGGGCGTGAGCGCCTGGCCTCTTGTCTGGCGCGTTGCAGTTCCTCAAGGTCTACGAGCACGTAAAAGCGAGGCCTCTCGCCGGAAAAGGACTCGAAAGACCTCCTCAGTCCGGGGAGATCTGTCAGCTCGAGGCTTTTCGGGCGCCGGGAGCGTATGTATGCCGCCAACAGCCGACGCACATGGAGGTGGTTGCTCACGTCCGGGGCTATCATCACGTAGCGATAAGGCGTCTTGCGCAAGACCCGCTCGAACGCACGACTTAGCACAGGGAAGAATTGGTGGTAGACTGCCGGGACAGTCCTTGGGATCTGAATGCGATCGATGACAATCGCCTTGGCAACGTCGCCCAGATCCAAGCAGTAAAAGTTCCCAATCCACTCCTGGTTGCGGAAAATGCGCATGTTGAAAAAACGCGGCTCAGAGAGGTGAGCGAGGGCAAGTTTCGCCTCACTGGTGCAGTCGGAGGAAAACCGTCCCTTCAGGAGGTCCATGTAGTCCTTGGTCGGATAGAGCACCAGCCGCTCTGCCGTGCACAGGAAACGACGCATTTGCACCGTGAAATGGACCTTCACGCCAAGGGCCAGGGGGTGCTGGCGGTATGCCGCGCAGAGGGGTCTAAGGGGTTGTTCGAGGACCACCTCTTCGAAAAGCTGATGTGCGCGCGTCAGTTCCACCTGGAGGTTGCCCAGCATACCGAGCAGACGGACCTGCTCATCCTCTGGGATTTGGAAGGTGCGGGCGGCGCGTTCAGCTGCACGCAACCGGCGGGCCCACGTCTCCTGGTCCGCGGCAGCTCGGACCATCGTGGTCAGAGCGTTCCGTTGGTAGACAGTGAGACGCATATGCTCCAGCCGCCGCACAAAACTCTCGATGGGGGCCTGGGGGCGCAATACGCGCTTGTACAACATAATCGGCACGCGGCGGAACAAAAGCTCCGCCATGCCATTGTGCAGGGTCACCGAATTCGGCCCCTCGTCCAATCCCTTGCGAATAAGGTTCAGCACATCGTCGTTGCCGACGGCAAAGAGCGTGTGCGCCAGCAACAAGAATCGAAACTTCCTCACCTGCTCCCGATCGCCCGCACCAGACTTCAAGAGCGCCTTGCACAGGGACCTGAGGTGGTTGGCCATCGTCCGCACCACCAGGTGATATCGCGCCTGGGTCAGCTGTTCGCGCAGCTGATCACGAACTCTGCCAGGTAATAGGCCGCCATCGGCCTCATCGGCAAGGAGATTGGACAAGAAAGAAACAAGGTCGGACTCCCGGGCAATACGTTGCACGAATGGCATGTAGGGTGCAAACAGTGCGGGGTCGCGCTCAAGTGACAACTCGGCGGAGGTGCGAATGTCCATTTGCGACACTCGCACCAATTGGGTGCGGAATTGA
The sequence above is drawn from the candidate division KSB1 bacterium genome and encodes:
- a CDS encoding aminoacyl-histidine dipeptidase, producing MASPLQGLNPRLLWEHFDQIRKIPHCSGNERALGDYVLAVAARHGLTAERDEVGNIVVRKPATRGREKAETVILQGHLDMVCEKNAAVRHDFGKDPIQVKIEDGWVQAQGTTLGSDNGIGVAAALAVMEETSLVHGPLEFLFTVDEETGLTGARHIKPGFLTGKKYLNLDSEEEGVYTIGCAGGADSVLKLPLRYVTAPAGQALRVQVDGLRGGHSGLDINTGRANALKVLTRLLWRPDGSYEYAVSACGGGNKRNAIAREAWAEVVVRPDKVDQFTANVNKAAEEVKFEFRSVEPGLRVTVERPSSVPSRVLETGSWQRLLNSLFVLPHGVLAMSREIEGLVETSNNVATLACEESHAVIQMSSRSSVMSALQAVRNRLKAFAELLGAEIEQPAGYPSWTPNVQSPLLALMQEVHRRVFGKEAQVMAVHAGLECGIIGEKFPGMDMISLGPTIQHPHSPEERVHIKSVENFWALLTAALARLAEA